The window tcagaaatacTTATTCCCGATTCCTTTCGTTCCTCCACCTTTCTCCATGTTCTGGCAGGAACTTGAGTtcaacacacacagtctgcgTCGGCCTGACCCGGTCCGTCCGTCCCTGCTTTGCAGATCTGTCCGGGCATTTTTCCGGCAGCCATGGTGAAGCTGGGCAGCAATCTGTCTGAGAAGCTGGAGAAGCAGCCGTCTGCGGACGACGGCTTTGACAACATCCCCCTCATCACGCCCCTGGAGGTCAACCAGCTCCAGCAGCCATTCGCAGACAAGGTAAGTGCCGCCTGTTGGGTGGGTGTTAATGTGCCTctccactttgtttttctctgaaataCAATGCATTACAGCGCCACAGAAATAGGGAAcagattaaaatgaatgtgGGCATACTTACCTTTCCAGCCCCGGCGCTGCTGCAATTATCTTCCTTACGTACATGTGCTGTCCCAGGTCACCATCACATTTTGACTATGATGTCCTCAGAAGCACAGGATGTTCGACAGTCTGATCAGAAGCTGTTAAAAACACTTGAGATGTCTTTTAAGGCAAAAGGTTAAGGCGTTCTGGGCGTCACAGTGTTCGtgcatttgtttcttcttcaggtCATCGTGAAGACAACGACTCAGTACCacttgcagaagaagaagaacaagctGTACGTGCCGAGCATCAAGAGACTGAATATAAACTTCTACAGTGACGTTTCAGAGAAAGTTAAGGTACAAGGACGACAAGCGATTTgcacattttcttattttgagataatcttttatttttgaccTCTTGTCAATGACATGAAAAGACTAAAGCATCAATGACTTGATCCTATTCACAAGTATTGACTGTGTAACTCCACTCCAATGCAAAAAACGCATCATGTTAACAACACTCGCAGTGAGCCACAGGTTCCTTCTTTATCAACATGCAGTCAACATGAAAACAGGCCCCGACAAATACACACTGTATTCCTGTAACATTTGCTGAACActagctgtttttaaaaatgtatatacatggTCAGTTTTTAAAGACTATTACATCTTCAACGGGGACCAGTGGAGTTTGGactgtgtttgttcatgtgtttgttgttgtccagaTCACGGCTCTCATCCTCATCACGTTGGCCTTCTTAACcagcctgctcctcctgctcatGTACAAAGCCATGTGGTACGACCAACTCACCTGCCCAGAGGGTTTTATCCTTAAGgtagacacacacgcacaaacacacacacacacacacacatggataaGCTCACGGCCCATGTCTGTGTAGCCTTGTGCCATCTTGCAGTTTTTGCGAGTGTTTGAGTTCATGTTCATTATTCCTTCTAAAAGAAATCTTGTGGATTTACATGATTTATGAAAAGAATGGTAATGTAAACATTTGTTCTGCTGCTTTGTCTTTCTGCAGTAAAGCAGC is drawn from Scophthalmus maximus strain ysfricsl-2021 chromosome 8, ASM2237912v1, whole genome shotgun sequence and contains these coding sequences:
- the caly gene encoding calcyon neuron-specific vesicular protein, with the translated sequence MVKLGSNLSEKLEKQPSADDGFDNIPLITPLEVNQLQQPFADKVIVKTTTQYHLQKKKNKLYVPSIKRLNINFYSDVSEKVKITALILITLAFLTSLLLLLMYKAMWYDQLTCPEGFILKQRHCTPTALEMYFTEEQQQQQQQQEPGVHVGTNSGLYAALSHLNHVKRPGPELPSPWLPVISSLKEAEAAKQGNEPLKRELEGEE